The genomic region GGCGCGGGGGAGCTGCGCGTGGCCCACCCGGGGCCGCCGGCCGCTAGTCGAGCCCGCGCCGGTAGAGCTCCTCCTCGTCGAGCCCGAGGAAGTGTCCCACCTCGTGGAGGAGGGTGACGCGGATCTCGTCGGTGAGCTCGCGCTCGTCCCGCGCGAACCGCTCGAGGTTTCGCTGGAAGAGCACGATCGCCGAGGGGAAGTGGCTCCAGGGGTCGGCCGACGCCTTCTCCCCGAGCGGCGACCCGCGGAAGAGCCCCAGGATCGAGGGCGAGAGCGGCGGGTCCTCGGCGCGCAGCTCGTCCGCCGCCGGGAGGTCCTCCACCTGGATCACGACGTTCTCGAGGTAGCGGCGGACCGGCTCCGGGAGCGCCGCGAGCGCCTCCTCCACCCGCGCCTCGAAGTCGGCGGGGGAGAGCGCGACGGGCGGCGGGAAGTCGTCCGGGGCGAGCCGGGTGGCGCGGGCGAGGTGTCGCGCCGCCTCGCGGGGCTCGCCGAGCCGCTCCAGGGCGAGCCCGAGCGCGTGGTGGGCCAGGGCGTCGCCGGGCTCCTCGCGCACCACCGCCGCGAGCGCGTCGCGGGCCTCCTCGAAGCGGCAGAGCTCGTGGAGCGCGAGGCCGCGCTCGAGCGCGAGGTCGAGGTCGCCCGGGAGGAGCCGCAGCCCCGCCTCGGCGCGCGCGAGCGCCTCGCCGGCGAGGCCGAGCTGCGCGAGCGCCCGCGCCTCCTGCAGCGCGAACTCCCCCTCCCACTCCGGCTCCCCGGCGGCGCGGGCGCGCTTCGCGCCGCGGCGGGCGAGGGCGAGGCCGCGCTCCAGCAGCTCCCGGTCGCCGTCCTCCTGCTGCAGGCGGCCGACGTGCAGCTCGGCGGCGTCGAGCAGGAGCTCGAGGTCGTCGGGGCGCTCCCGGAGCGCGCGCTCGCAGGCCTCGCGCTCCTCCTCCAGGCTGTCGGGCGGCCGTCCCACGCCCCGACGAGGTAACGGTCTCGCGACGGTCCGTCAACGCCCCGGGCCTCGCTTGACGGGTCGGTCGGCGCGGTTACATTAGCGGCCGTCAGCGGCGACTGCCAACTCGATAGCGTGGCGCAAGTCGCCGGAACAGCTAACGAAATCTTCAAAGGAGCGAGTCGATGCCAGCCAAGGAGATCGCCTTCCACCAGGACGCCCGCGAGGCCGTGCTGCGCGGCGTGCAGACCCTCGCCGAGGCCGTCGCGGTGAC from Anaeromyxobacter paludicola harbors:
- a CDS encoding metallopeptidase family protein; translated protein: MGRPPDSLEEEREACERALRERPDDLELLLDAAELHVGRLQQEDGDRELLERGLALARRGAKRARAAGEPEWEGEFALQEARALAQLGLAGEALARAEAGLRLLPGDLDLALERGLALHELCRFEEARDALAAVVREEPGDALAHHALGLALERLGEPREAARHLARATRLAPDDFPPPVALSPADFEARVEEALAALPEPVRRYLENVVIQVEDLPAADELRAEDPPLSPSILGLFRGSPLGEKASADPWSHFPSAIVLFQRNLERFARDERELTDEIRVTLLHEVGHFLGLDEEELYRRGLD